AGGAAAAGGGTTTACTCCGTTCTGAAGGCAAGGAATATGTTGTGCAGGAAGGGGATGTGATGGAGTTCCGCTTTAACGTTTAAACTCACGGATCGATGGTATTTTCAGTGTGTGCTGAAATGCAGAATCCCCCTAAATCCCTCTTTGGAAGGGGGACTTGAGTTTTTCAGTTATCCTGCAAGTATTTGAAATGACGATGAAACAGGCATCAAAGGCGATCGCCCATCTCCTATTTCGACTGCGCCCACTAAACGTAAAAGTTAGAATTGAACCAACGCTGTTCCAACTGTAATTGTCAGGATATTTTTTGACTATGACTTCTGCCCAATCGACCGATAATATTCCAGCGAATCATCCCCAAGTTGTTGAGTTAAAACCCAGCTACAACATTCCCCTTGTCTTGATTGCGGCGGGAGGGGCGATCGCCTTTTTACAGATTTGGGTGGGCGGTGTGATCGGGCTATTTGGCGTGTTTTTGTTGATTCAAACGTTGACATTACGATTGCAATTTACTGCCACTGATCTTGATATCTATCGTTCAGGCAAGCTGATTCGACAGTTTCCCTATGCCGAGTGGCAGAACTGGCGTATCTTTTGGACAAGCGTTCCAATCCTGTTTTACTTTAAAGAAGTCAAAAGTATTCACTTTTTGCCCATTATTTTTGACCCGCGCACCTTACAAAGCGAACTAGAAAAACACTGCCGTCGCGACTAAATGTGACTGCAATCAACTATTAATTTATGTGCGCCTAGGATTTTCACTATGAGTTCAGATCCCCAAGACCGACCCAAGCTAGATCTCAAGCCTGCTCCTCCTCAACCCCTTGATATTCCTGCAATTGATCAAACTGAGGCGGCAAAAGATTCTACACCAGCAGAGGCGATCGCCGACAGCGTTACGCCAGAAGAACCGACATTAACCCCAGAATTTCAAGCTATCCAAGCAGACATCACCGTATTAGAACGCCAAAAAGCAGCTTTAGTTGAAGAAATTGCAGCCCTAAAAAAAGAAAAAAATAGTCTTTTTAATGAACAGACTGGCGGCCTAGAAACCCAAGTACAACAGTTTATGGCCAAGAGTCTGCAAACCCTCGAAGCAAAACAGACAGCACTACAAAAATCCGTTGACCAGCTCGAACGACGGCGCGATCGCATCCGCGAAGAAATGCGCACTACCTTTGCCGGCGCTTCCCAAGACATTGCCGTACGCGTTCAGGGTTTTCGGGACTATCTCATGGGTAGCCTTCAAGATTTGGTCATGGCAGCGGAACAGCTCGATTTCCCCAGCTACGACGACAATTGGAGCCAAGCGGCGACACCTGTGCCCCCATCAGAACCCATAAAGCAAAAACTAGAGCCACCCCAGTTTGCTAAGAAAAATTTTGCCGCACGGGTGCAACATATTGAGGCAACCCTCAAGCAATATCAAATGTCACCTGATTATTATGGGCCGCCTTGGCAATTGCGTCGTACCTTTGAACCCATCCATTCAGACCGTGTGAAAAAATGGTTCTTTGAGCAGGGTGGCCGGGGCGCTGTGCGGAGCATGGGCAGCCGCTTGCAAAATATTTTGGTGGCCTCAGCAGGTTTGTCGGTGCTCTACAACATGTATGGCGATCGCCTGCGGGCTTTGATTTTGGCCAATACTCCCGAAAGATTAGGTGAATGGCGGCGGGGTTTACAGGATTGCCTTGGTATTTCCCGGAGCGATTTTGGCCCCAATAGCGGTGTGATTTTGTTTGAAAATCCTGACGCGCTCGTTCAGAAAGCAGATCGTCTCGTAGAAGATGATAAACTACCGCTAATTATTATTGATGAGGCTGAGGACAATATCAGTCTGTCGTTATTGCAATACCAATTGTGGCTTGCCTTTGCGCCGGAACCCCAGTCTGATTCTTCCTACTTTTTCTAGCATCACTGTCGGACCTTGGCTATGTATATTCCCTTGGCGATCGCCGCAACTTTTCTCCTTATCGCATATTTATTTGGTTCCATTCCGACGGGCTACCTCGCGGGAAAGTGGTTGCAAGATATCGATATCCGCCACCATGGCTCTGGGTCTACCGGTGCAACAAATGTCCTCCGAACCCTTGGTAAAAAAGCAGCCATTACAGTGCTCTTCTGTGATGCCCTCAAGGGGATGATCGGCATTCTCCTCGTGACACTGCTCTTTGCCCATCCCGAATGGATTGCGATGCCCATAGAATTTAAAGACTGGATGATTGTCGGCGCAGCTTTTGGCGCAGTCATTGGCCACAGTAAATCGCTCTTTTTAGGTTTCGAAGGTGGTAAATCCGTCGCCACCAGTATTGGTGTTTTATTGGTGATGACACCGATTGTTGCCCTTGGTACGCTAGCAACCTTTGGTCTGGTAATTACCCTAAGTCAAATCGTTTCCCTGAGTTCCATCAGTGGGGCGATCGCCGTCATGATTCTCATGATTGTCCTACAGAAACCTTTGCCCTACATTATTTTTGGTGTCCTAGCGAGCATGTATGTCATTGTGCGTCACCGTTCTAATATCGAACGTATCTTTGCAGGCACAGAACCAAAATTAGGAAAAAAATTCAGTCAAGGTAATTCTTGAAATTAGATTTTTATGGCAAATAATTTGTCTTCACAGTCCCCGAATCCCCTTTTCCCTAAGAATTGTAGATTGAGTCCTTAACCAAACCGACCTTAGCCAGAAAAAAGCACTTCAATTTCGGGAGCCGGCAATGGCCGCGCAAATAAATAGCCCTGTCCAAAATCGCACTTTAAGTCAGATAGCAGATCCTGCTGTTCTCGGATTTCAACTCCCTCAGCAATAATTTTTTAACCCAATTGTTGTCCTAAAGCCGCGACAGTTTTTACAATCTCGCAATTGGTATCCCCCGTTTGCATATGGCGAATAAAAGACTTATCGATTTTTAGATTATTGACCGGTAGACGGTGTAGATAGCTTAGAGAAGAATAACCAGTACCAAAATCATCAATACTAATTTGAATATTGCGGGCTTGCAGTTGGGTCAACAAACTAACCGTTTCTGCTAAATCTTTAATCAAAATCCCTTCTGTGACTTCCAAGGTAACAAAGCGACTATCCAGACCAACTTGCGCCAAAATATTATCTATTCGAGGGATCAAATCTGCATTTAAAGTCGCCATCGATAAATTCACACTAATTTTACAGGCGGCAAACTGGGGAAATTGACTCTGCCATCTCCGCAGTTGGGTCGCCGCAGTCTCTAACACATACAAATCCAAGTCTGCAATTAAACCTGTTTCCTCTGCAATATAAATAAATTCATCAGGGGGAATTAGACCTTCTTCCGGGTGATTCCATCGTACCAAGGCCTCAAAGCCGACGGGTTCGCCAGTGCTGAGGGTGACAATGGGCTGGTAGTAAACAACGAACTCTTTGCCGGCGATCGCCTGCCGTAGAGCATTACTAAGATTCAGACGACGTACCGCTTGGGTATGTAATGTTTCATTAAAAATTTCGTAGCAAGCCCGGCCCTTGGCCTTAGCCTGATACATCGCTAGATCTGCATCTCGCAAAATGTCAGCAGCTTCCTTATAGCTATGCTCAGCCAGCACAATACCAATGCTCGGCGACATAAAAATATCCCGTTGATTAAGCCTAAATGGTTGTTTAAATTGCTCTAAAATCTGTTCTGCCACTTCAACCGCAACACGAATATCACGCACATCATCAAGCAACAAAATAAACTCATCACCACCAATACGTACTGCAAGATCTGGTAGCTGAATAGCATTCTCCAAACGACGTGCCACTTCAATCAAAAGGCGATCGCCCGCCAAATGCCCCAAACTATCATTAACAACCTTAAACTGATCTAAATCGAGAAATAACAACGCACATTGATAATCAGCCGATTTTTGTAAACGCGCCACCGTTGTATCTAACTGCTCCATCAGCAAATTACGGTTCGGTAAATTAGTGAGAGGATCATAAAGAGCATTATGGATAAGTTGACTTTCCATCTCTTTGCGCTCACTAATATCCTGAAAAACAGCAACCACCTCTCGAACCTCCTGCTGTTCGCCATAGATCGGCGAAGCTTGCACCTCCAGTGAAACCACCCGACCATGACGATGCAACTCAATATCATCAGTGCGAACAAACTCTCCCTTCAATGCCCGACTAATAGGAATCTCCTGGGACGAATAACGCCTTGTGGTTTGAGCCGAATAAATACCGTAGTCATCAAGCTGATGCCCCAGAACCTCAGCCTGAACAAACTCATCAGTCAGCAACTGATATCCCATTTGATTTAGGTAAGTCAATTCACCATTAGGATTATGAACCGCAACACCCACAGGTAAAACATCCAGCAACTGATTAAGACGACTTTCATTTTCAGCGAGAACCTGATTAAGGGATCGCAACTGAGTAAAAGAAGCCTCTATTTGATCCGTCATTTGATTAAATGACTTCGCCAACTCACGCACCTCTCGAACACGACTCAAGGACACAGTCTCACGTAAATTCCCCCGAGCAACCCCCTTAGCCGCCTCATTAAGATGAGCAAGGGGACGGGCAACCAAACGCGCAGTTAAAATGCCCGAGTACATCGCGATAATTAGAGCAGCTAGGCACAATAAGATCGTTGTCCGAGTATTCTCATTGATTTGAGCCATAAAATCCGACTCTGGAATTGCGACAATAATCAGCCATTCAATGCCCCAATCATCTCTATAGGGCAAGACATCAATAAAGTACTTTTCTCCAGCTAGCCGATAATTAAATTGCTCCGTCTTTTCAATAGCATGGAGACTACCAAAACTGCTTAAAAGATATTGCGTTATCTCTCGAATAACAATATTTTCGCTCGCCGTAGATTGGATGCGTTGCGTTTGATTATTAGCATCGGTTAAAAAAGGTTGAGATAGAGTTGAACTGGCAACAAGATTGCCATTTTTTTCCATAATAAACGTTTGCCCCGACTGCCCGACCTCTAACCCACTGAGAAACTCACTTACCGCATTTAAAGAGAGATTATTACCTAGTACCCCTTGTAATTTTCCTCCAGCATTCCGTATGGGTACACTCGCCGGCAAATCAATTTGAGGGACAACTTGGAGGGCAAAAATATTGCCCCATGTATTTGTTTGGGCTTCGGTCGCGGCTAAGTACCAAGGACGTTCTCGAATATCGATAAAGTTTGGAATATGGCCTTGCAAGGCTGCTAGCTCACCTTGGTCATTGGCTTGGTAAATTTCAGCAGGGGCTGTTGAAGATTCTCGTTTGACAAAAATGAAATCGCCATTATTTGCAATTCGTTGGGCTGCAATAAATCGCCCTTGTTCGTCACCGTAGTAAATAACGCCTTTTGATTCAAAAAGCTGGAGTTGTTGCCAAAAATATTCTCCTAAATCTGACAAATCATCTGTTGTGAGGAGACCAGATTGGATGTTGCTTTTATTAATTTCGTTAACGAGATGGGATGTTTCTAGATAGGAGTCTAAATGTTGTTGGATTCTTGCGGCAACTTCTGCTTGGAGCTGACGAGAAAGTTCGACTACAGCCTGTTGCCCATTGCGAAAAGATAGGAGCCCGGTAAGACCAACGATGGTCACAATTTGCATTACAAATGGCGTAACCAGAACAATGTTGAGGGGGACTTTTTGGAATATGCGTCTGATTTTATCGGCTATATTCCTTTGAGTCATACTGGATTTGGAAAATGAGTATTGTTGCTATTACACCACAAGTGACTAGAAGATTCATGCTAAAGATCACTAAAATTTAGTGTTTTCGATCCTATGGGTAACAACCACCACCCCTAATATTCATCGAAGGTATTTTGTTGACTTAAAAACAGTGGGTATTTTAGCTATTGCTCAGTGACTCAAGCATTAGTCTTTAAGGGTTGCTACCTTGTAGGGCTTGCATCAAAGCTTGTTGGCTAGCGATGGCATAGACTTGTTGAAGATAATTTTGAAAAGCTTGTGCTTCTTCATAGGGCAGGTTCAGTTGACCAAGGATCTCTAATGTGGTTTTGCCGTCGGTCGGTGGCGTTAAGACGACGAGACTAGGGTCAAGGGGTTGGTCATATTGCCAAAATTTTTCGAAATTGATGGATTGTTTCGCTGTGTTTTTTTGTTTTGTTTTGGTTGCAGGAGAGGTTTTTGATTTTTCTATGGTTGTTTTAATGGTGTCGTTTTGATTTAAACGAAATTCTTTTAGGGCATCTAATATCTGGTGGCGCGTGCGGCCACGTAACTGAAAAATCACGAAGGGATCTTCACTAAAGCGATCGCCGAGCTGATAGTAAACGGCACCGATATGTTTGCAGGGATTAGCTTTGTCGGGGCAACTGCATTTCGATTTCACATCACCTAAGGTAAAAGGAAAAAGGTTTAAACCGTTTTGGGTAAAAACTTGCTCGATCGCCGCAGGCATTTCCCCCGCTAGTAGTTGTGCGGAAAAAATTGCTTTTTGCCCTAAGGATTCGATGACATATTTCCAATCTTCGTCATTGAAGGTCGCAAGGGTTAGGGATACGCGGTAGGGATCTGGTTCACTGCCCTGAACGGCGGCGATCGCCTTAGAACCCACAAAATCAATACTGAGGACATTTCCTTCCTTAGCATAGATACGGGCTCGCTCCAATCTTTTTTTGAAACGATAAGAATCCAGTAGTTCTAACCAACGTTGTACCCACCACTGGGTTTGGGGAAAAGAATCAGCCATGAAAAAAGTTTAATGATGGGACTTGCAAAAGAAATTAATTAGTAGGCGATACATCTGCATCAGTCGCATTGTCGCTAAAACGACGTGACTTATAGAAAGTTTCAAGACTATCTGGATCGCCAACAAACCGCCAATGCCAAGGTTCATAGGCAATTCCTTGGGGATTACCGCGAGGAAACGATAGCTCAAAACTAAACCGCGCAGCATTGGACTCTAGCCAGCGAAAAGCCGCGGTATTTTCAAAACTTTCACTCAAATTTGTGCCCGGCACATTCGCGTCACCAATATCAACAGCATAGCCCGTATGGTGTTCGCTATGGCGGGGGGGAGCACTCACTTCGGCACGCTGGGAAATATCCTGTGCCCGTTGTTCTCGCACTGTGAAAAAGAGATATTTTTGTTCTTCAATGGAACGAAAGCCCGAAATCAAACTGAGACTAATACCATCTCGACGAGCAGCTGCCGCCATTTGCCGATATTTTTCTGCTGCGGCTGGACGTAACTTTAGCGTGCCACTGGGATAAACAAATTCGAGTTCCCAGCTTGGTGCTTCATCATAGGCAAAATGACCGAGTAATTGATCCGACT
This is a stretch of genomic DNA from [Limnothrix rosea] IAM M-220. It encodes these proteins:
- a CDS encoding D-alanyl-D-alanine carboxypeptidase family protein produces the protein MSEELDDLSVLEEIDIPEVMRDESVAPLSNEKRRSGIPSFLLFGGLAVGLLTLGAIALWQLVLVGSMPTEMSDTTSTETEVSTAGTTDPEAGATPEPESDQLLGHFAYDEAPSWELEFVYPSGTLKLRPAAAEKYRQMAAAARRDGISLSLISGFRSIEEQKYLFFTVREQRAQDISQRAEVSAPPRHSEHHTGYAVDIGDANVPGTNLSESFENTAAFRWLESNAARFSFELSFPRGNPQGIAYEPWHWRFVGDPDSLETFYKSRRFSDNATDADVSPTN
- a CDS encoding DUF3086 domain-containing protein, which codes for MSSDPQDRPKLDLKPAPPQPLDIPAIDQTEAAKDSTPAEAIADSVTPEEPTLTPEFQAIQADITVLERQKAALVEEIAALKKEKNSLFNEQTGGLETQVQQFMAKSLQTLEAKQTALQKSVDQLERRRDRIREEMRTTFAGASQDIAVRVQGFRDYLMGSLQDLVMAAEQLDFPSYDDNWSQAATPVPPSEPIKQKLEPPQFAKKNFAARVQHIEATLKQYQMSPDYYGPPWQLRRTFEPIHSDRVKKWFFEQGGRGAVRSMGSRLQNILVASAGLSVLYNMYGDRLRALILANTPERLGEWRRGLQDCLGISRSDFGPNSGVILFENPDALVQKADRLVEDDKLPLIIIDEAEDNISLSLLQYQLWLAFAPEPQSDSSYFF
- the plsY gene encoding glycerol-3-phosphate 1-O-acyltransferase PlsY, which encodes MPLAIAATFLLIAYLFGSIPTGYLAGKWLQDIDIRHHGSGSTGATNVLRTLGKKAAITVLFCDALKGMIGILLVTLLFAHPEWIAMPIEFKDWMIVGAAFGAVIGHSKSLFLGFEGGKSVATSIGVLLVMTPIVALGTLATFGLVITLSQIVSLSSISGAIAVMILMIVLQKPLPYIIFGVLASMYVIVRHRSNIERIFAGTEPKLGKKFSQGNS
- a CDS encoding SWIM zinc finger family protein — protein: MADSFPQTQWWVQRWLELLDSYRFKKRLERARIYAKEGNVLSIDFVGSKAIAAVQGSEPDPYRVSLTLATFNDEDWKYVIESLGQKAIFSAQLLAGEMPAAIEQVFTQNGLNLFPFTLGDVKSKCSCPDKANPCKHIGAVYYQLGDRFSEDPFVIFQLRGRTRHQILDALKEFRLNQNDTIKTTIEKSKTSPATKTKQKNTAKQSINFEKFWQYDQPLDPSLVVLTPPTDGKTTLEILGQLNLPYEEAQAFQNYLQQVYAIASQQALMQALQGSNP
- a CDS encoding DUF3119 family protein, encoding MTSAQSTDNIPANHPQVVELKPSYNIPLVLIAAGGAIAFLQIWVGGVIGLFGVFLLIQTLTLRLQFTATDLDIYRSGKLIRQFPYAEWQNWRIFWTSVPILFYFKEVKSIHFLPIIFDPRTLQSELEKHCRRD